From the genome of Lotus japonicus ecotype B-129 chromosome 6, LjGifu_v1.2, one region includes:
- the LOC130726109 gene encoding lysine-specific demethylase JMJ28 has product MGRKSTPQDGEEESLPVPDHLRCSRTDGKKWRCRRRAMENVKLCEIHCLQGRHRQNKEKVPESLKLQRKRKKEENDVVEEIRVKKKKKKKKQKQCDIQLELIRMVLEREAEKKKKKMMMSKNEELNYSEGELRQEFPNGVMAISPASTSHDHTNVDSHCDVKAVVTPRFFRSKNVNRVPVDKLKVVSEGSLKKCRRRNCHWCQRSDSWNLVECSSCLTEFFCMDCIKERYFETQHEVKMACPVCRGTCTCKDCLASQYKDSESKEYLAGTSRADRILHSHYLVCVLLPVVKQISKDQRTELETEVIVRGKSVSDILIKQVEFGCNEKNYCNYCKTAILGPHRSCLSCSYSLCFSCSQALSQGSTSQQIKSSLCELPDKVNTCIASESHLLDDNKAISNGNLTDTSISPEWTCCNGTDSVSCPPRELGGCGDSHLDLRCVFPLSWIKEMEVKAEEIVCSYDFPETLDKSSSCSLCIDKDRKNKRYKKLQEAAQRKDSNDNCLFYPTVLDINSDHFEHFQKHWGRCHPVIVRDLLQSTPNLRWDPLVMFSSYLERSITRYENNKDLLETCLDWWEVEMNVRQYFTGSLKSQPRKNTWQEMLKLEGWLSSKLFKEHFPVHFAEVIDALPLKEYMNPMSGLLNLAANLPPGSPKLDMGPYVYISYGCADEKAYSVTNLCYDSYDVVNIMANTTDVPPSTEQLTKISKLLKKHTALCLRKSSNITTEHAEGREREELQNIVKEGADFFKRFNRTSCISTESKTVASQNLNTKTSGKRECASDSDTEKAQSSLSFDRTVQSTEMSPNRNSKNLIEHSESDKRDEFSENAGAQWDVFRRQDVPKLLEYLKRHSDEFSHTSEYHKKMVHPILDQSFFLDNAHKMRLKEEFEIEPWTFEQHAGEAVIIPAGCPYQMRNPKSCVHVVLEFVSPENVTESIQLIDEVRLLPKDHKAKVDKLEMKKMALHSMSTAIEEIRELTCKT; this is encoded by the exons ATGGGAAGAAAATCAACACCCCAGGATGGGGAGGAAGAAAGCCTGCCGGTGCCGGACCATCTCCGGTGCAGCCGCACCGACGGGAAAAAATGGAGGTGCCGGCGGAGGGCGATGGAAAACGTGAAGCTCTGCGAGATACACTGTCTGCAGGGTCGGCATCGGCAGAACAAGGAGAAGGTGCCAGAGTCACTGAAGctgcagaggaagaggaagaaggaggaaaaCGACGTCGTTGAAGAGATcagggtgaagaagaagaagaagaagaagaagcagaagcaaTGTGATATTCAATTGGAGCTTATCAGGATGGTTCTGGAGAGAGaggctgagaagaagaagaagaagatgatgatgagcaAGAACGAGGAATTGAATTACAGTGAGGGGGAGTTGAGGCAAGAATTTCCCAATGGGGTGATGGCAATTTCTCCTGCATCAACTTCCCATGATCACACCAATGTGGATTCTCACTGTGATGTTAAGGCTGTTGTTACACCACGTTTCTTCAGGTCCAAGAATGTTAACAGGGTCCCTGTTGACAAATTGAAG GTTGTCTCTGAAGGAAGCTTGAAGAAGTGTAGGAGGAGGAACTGTCATTGGTGCCAGAGAAGTGATTCTTGGAATCTTGTTGAGTGTTCCAGCTGCTTGACAGAGTTTTTCTGCATGGATTGCATCAAAGAACG GTATTTTGAGACTCAACATGAGGTTAAGATGGCATGTCCAGTGTGCCGAGGAACTTGCACCTGTAAAGATTGTCTGGCAAGTCAATACAAAGACAGTGAAAGTAAG GAATATTTGGCTGGTACAAGCAGAGCTGATAGAATTTTGCATTCTCATTATTTGGTTTGTGTGCTCCTTCCTGTAGTAAAACAAATAAGTAAAGACCAGCGTACAGAGCTCGAAACAGAAGTGATAGTTAGAG GGAAAAGTGTTTCGGATATTCTCATCAAGCAGGTCGAATTTGGATGCAATGAGAAAAATTACTG CAATTACTGCAAAACAGCCATTTTGGGTCCTCATAGAAGCTGCCTTAGTTGCTCCTACAGCCTTTGCTTCAGTTGTTCTCAGGCATTAAGCCAAGGAAGCACCTCCCAACAAATTAAATCTTCTTTATGCGAGCTACCTGACAAAGTTAACACTTGCATAGCTAGTGAAAGCCATCTCTTGGATGACAATAAGGCCATCTCTAATGGAAATTTAACTGATACTTCAATATCACCTGAGTGGACGTGTTGTAATGGTACTGACTCCGTATCATGCCCTCCGAGAGAGCTAGGCGGTTGCGGTGATAGCCACCTTGATTTGAGATGCGTTTTCCCCTTAAGTTGGATCAAAGAAATGGAAGTAAAGGCAGAAGAAATAGTTTGCAGCTATGACTTTCCTGAAACTTTGGATAAAAGTTCAAGTTGCTCACTCTGTATTGATAAAGATcggaaaaataaaagatataagAAATTGCAAGAAGCAGCTCAAAGAAAAGATTCTAATGATAATTGCTTATTTTATCCAACAGTTTTGGACATCAATAGTGATCATTTTGAACACTTTCAGAAACACTGGGGAAGATGCCATCCTGTAATAGTGAGAGATTTGCTCCAGAGTACACCAAACCTCCGTTGGGATCCACTGGTTATGTTCTCTTCTTATCTTGAGAGGAGCATTACAAGATATGAAAATAACAAGGACTTACTTGAAACTTGTTTGGATTGGTGGGAG GTAGAAATGAACGTTAGACAGTATTTTACAGGGTCTCTTAAATCTCAACCTCGGAAAAATACTTGGCAAGAGATGCTGAAACTAGAGGGATGGTTGTCTTCCAAACTATTCAAAGAACATTTTCCAGTTCATTTTGCTGAAGTAATTGATGCTCTTCCCCTTAAAGAATATATGAATCCCATGTCTGGTCTTCTGAACTTAGCTGCAAATTTGCCACCTGGGAGTCCAAAACTTGACATGGGACCATACGTGTATATTTCGTACGGCTGTGCTGACGAGAAAGCTTATTCGGTGACAAATCTCTGTTATGACTCATATGATGTG GTAAATATTATGGCAAATACCACAGATGTCCCTCCCTCTACCGAACAGCTTACGAAAATAAGCAAATTATTGAAAAAGCACACAGCGCTATGTCTAAGGAAGTCTTCTAATATTACTACCGAGCATGCAGAAGGCAGGGAGAGAGAGGAACTGCAGAATATTGTAAAAGAAGGAGCTGACTTTTTCAAGAGATTCAATAGGACATCTTGTATCTCAACTGAATCCAAAACAGTAGCTAGTCAGAATTTAAACACCAAGACTTCGGGCAAAAGAGAATGtgcttctgattctgatacTGAAAAGGCACAAAGCTCTTTATCTTTTGACAGGACAGTTCAAAGCACGGAAATGTCTCCAAATCGCAATTCTAAGAACCTTATTGAACACTCAGAAAGTGATAAAAGGGATGAATTTAGTGAGAATGCTGGTGCCCAGTGGGATGTCTTCAGAAGACAGGATGTACCAAAGCTCCTAGAATACCTGAAAAGACATTCTGATGAATTTTCTCATACCAGTGAATATCACAAGAAG ATGGTTCATCCAATTCTAGATCAGAGCTTCTTTCTTGACAATGCTCATAAAATGAGACTTAaggaggagtttg AAATTGAACCATGGACTTTTGAGCAACATGCTGGAGAAGCTGTCATCATTCCAGCTGGATGCCCATACCAGATGAGGAATCCTAAG AGCTGTGTTCATGTGGTATTGGAATTTGTGTCCCCTGAGAATGTTACTGAGTCTATCCAATTGATTGATGAGGTCCGTCTTCTTCCAAAAGACCACAAAGCAAAAGTAGACAAGCTGGAG atgaagaaaatggCCCTCCACAGCATGAGCACAGCAATAGAAGAAATTCGTGAGCTTACTTGCAAAACATGA